One Tunturibacter gelidoferens genomic region harbors:
- a CDS encoding biotin transporter BioY, whose protein sequence is MQSATSSQLGLAHRSGSLQESLSGKVMLAVAASAFVGICAHISLPLPFTPVPLTLQNFAVILVGMLLGPVVGFSAMVLYLAEGAMGLPVFTPHSVGGIAHLLGPNAGYLFSYPLAAATAGWSVRAMQRITSRFRAGLVAATIASAPIFLLGAGWLSHLLHTSAAATWTMAIAPFLPGEVVKITAAAGIFSSLQRWRQP, encoded by the coding sequence ATGCAATCCGCCACCTCCTCTCAACTCGGTCTCGCCCACCGCTCCGGATCGCTTCAGGAGTCCCTCTCCGGCAAAGTCATGCTCGCAGTCGCAGCCAGCGCCTTCGTCGGCATCTGCGCCCATATCTCTCTGCCGCTTCCGTTCACGCCCGTGCCTCTCACTCTGCAGAACTTCGCCGTCATCCTCGTCGGCATGCTGCTCGGCCCGGTCGTCGGCTTCTCCGCGATGGTCCTCTATCTTGCTGAAGGAGCTATGGGCCTCCCCGTCTTCACGCCCCACAGTGTCGGCGGCATCGCGCACCTGCTCGGCCCCAACGCGGGCTACCTCTTCTCGTACCCGCTGGCCGCAGCAACTGCCGGTTGGAGCGTTCGTGCCATGCAGCGCATCACCTCCCGGTTCCGAGCCGGCCTCGTAGCCGCCACAATCGCCAGCGCACCAATCTTCCTCCTTGGCGCAGGCTGGCTCTCGCATCTCCTCCACACCAGCGCCGCAGCCACATGGACCATGGCCATCGCCCCGTTCCTTCCCGGTGAAGTCGTCAAGATCACCGCCGCCGCCGGCATCTTCAGTTCACTCCAACGCTGGCGTCAACCCTAA
- a CDS encoding menaquinone biosynthesis family protein: MTTATTAIQEISIAHSPDSDDAFMFYGLATNKVRVPGFKFTHTLTDIETLNHRAIDEAFYDVTAISFHAYPYLQDNYTLMSCGGSVGEGYGPMIVAPRKLSLDDIKKTRIAVPGTLTTAYLTLKLFAPDVETVTVPFDKIIPAVVAGEFDAGLIIHEGQLTYANDGLIKLLDLGQWWREQTGLPLPLGGNAIRRSLGAETLLTTTNALRDSIQHALDNREEALTYAMQFARDLDPTLANRFVGMYVNERTLNYGEDGKEAIRKLLAMGYERGIIPHRANVDFVG; this comes from the coding sequence ATGACCACCGCAACCACCGCAATCCAGGAAATCAGCATCGCCCACAGCCCCGACTCCGACGACGCCTTCATGTTCTACGGCCTCGCCACCAACAAGGTCCGAGTCCCCGGCTTCAAGTTCACCCACACTCTCACCGATATCGAGACCCTTAATCATCGCGCAATCGACGAAGCTTTCTACGACGTCACCGCCATCTCCTTCCACGCCTACCCTTACCTGCAGGACAATTACACCCTCATGTCCTGCGGCGGCAGCGTCGGCGAAGGATACGGCCCCATGATCGTCGCGCCGCGCAAGCTCTCTCTCGACGACATCAAGAAGACTCGGATCGCCGTTCCCGGCACTCTCACCACCGCCTACCTCACCCTCAAGCTGTTCGCCCCTGATGTCGAAACCGTCACAGTTCCTTTCGACAAAATCATTCCCGCCGTCGTTGCGGGCGAGTTCGACGCTGGCCTTATCATTCACGAAGGCCAACTCACCTACGCCAACGATGGCCTCATCAAGCTCCTCGATCTAGGCCAGTGGTGGCGCGAACAGACCGGCCTACCTCTGCCGCTCGGTGGCAACGCCATCCGACGCTCCCTCGGCGCCGAAACCCTTCTTACCACCACGAACGCCCTGCGCGACAGCATCCAACATGCCCTCGACAACCGCGAAGAGGCCCTGACCTACGCGATGCAGTTCGCCCGCGACCTCGACCCCACCCTCGCCAACCGCTTCGTCGGCATGTACGTCAATGAGCGCACTCTCAACTACGGCGAAGACGGCAAAGAAGCTATTCGCAAGCTGCTCGCTATGGGCTACGAGCGCGGCATCATCCCCCATCGCGCCAACGTAGATTTCGTCGGGTAG
- a CDS encoding beta-N-acetylhexosaminidase, which produces MLSARMSSVVLACAFLAGGSPLQADTPLPIMPLPAHMVEGTGSFPIDGGFQIVFQGHTEPRLERARDRFLINLTRETGILHWPASAVNQPQFVIKTAEPSAEVEQLGEDESYRLEVAPARVLLSAPNPLGILHGLQTFLQLVQTSPQGFAVASMTIEDRPRFAWRGLMIDAGRHFMPLDVIRQTLDGMEAVKLNVFHWHLSEDQGFRVESKVFPLLQQKGSDGLYYTQDQIRDIIEYARDRGIRVIPEFDMPGHATSWFVGYPDLASGKGPYRIERKWGIFDPAMDPTREATYKFLDRFIGEMTGLFPDAYFHIGGDECNGKEWQANSRITQYMREHGIKDNAALQAYFTGRVQKLVTKRGKITVGWDEVLQPDTPKDVVIQSWRGQDSLAQAALRGNRGILSAGYYIDLNEPASQHYAVDPLESATVKLTSEQQSNIMGGEATMWTEYVTPETIGSRIWPRTAAIAERLWSPKETNDIDSMYRRLAIVSRDLEYYGQTYRSVSERMLQRMIGDEDSSSLKVLASAVEPPKEYAREELGSYDSFTPLNRMVDAVPPESDCAREFRDAANRIAIGKATPSDWQQARQWLTLWRDNDSVLQRYLPQSALTAELVSVSHNLSMAAAIGLSALGSLENRETVSPTDRQGQLSSLKSLEAPHAVLLDMIVPGVEVLVAATR; this is translated from the coding sequence ATGCTGTCAGCACGGATGTCATCAGTAGTGCTTGCTTGTGCATTTTTAGCTGGCGGTTCGCCGCTGCAAGCGGACACACCACTGCCCATCATGCCGCTGCCAGCTCATATGGTCGAGGGTACGGGTAGCTTTCCGATCGATGGCGGATTTCAGATTGTCTTCCAAGGCCACACCGAACCGCGACTGGAGCGGGCGCGCGACCGCTTCCTCATCAATCTCACACGCGAGACCGGAATCCTTCATTGGCCCGCTTCCGCGGTGAATCAGCCTCAGTTCGTTATAAAGACAGCAGAACCGAGCGCGGAGGTTGAACAACTCGGAGAGGACGAGTCCTACCGCCTCGAGGTTGCGCCAGCTAGGGTGCTGTTGAGCGCTCCGAACCCGCTCGGCATTCTGCATGGGCTACAGACATTCCTTCAGCTGGTGCAGACGTCGCCGCAGGGTTTCGCCGTCGCCTCGATGACGATCGAGGACAGGCCGCGTTTTGCTTGGCGCGGGCTGATGATTGATGCAGGACGCCACTTCATGCCGCTCGATGTGATTCGCCAGACTCTGGACGGAATGGAGGCTGTGAAGCTCAATGTCTTTCACTGGCATCTATCCGAAGACCAGGGCTTTCGCGTAGAGAGCAAAGTCTTTCCGCTATTACAACAAAAGGGCTCCGACGGCCTCTACTACACACAGGACCAGATCCGCGACATCATCGAGTACGCGCGCGACCGTGGCATACGCGTCATCCCAGAGTTCGATATGCCGGGCCACGCCACTTCGTGGTTCGTCGGATACCCGGATCTGGCGAGCGGCAAAGGCCCATATCGGATCGAGCGTAAGTGGGGCATCTTCGATCCGGCGATGGATCCAACTCGCGAAGCCACCTACAAGTTTCTTGACCGTTTCATCGGAGAAATGACAGGACTGTTTCCGGACGCCTATTTCCATATCGGCGGCGACGAGTGCAATGGCAAGGAATGGCAAGCAAACTCGCGCATTACACAATACATGCGCGAACATGGGATCAAGGATAATGCGGCCCTACAGGCATATTTCACCGGTCGTGTTCAAAAGTTGGTCACTAAGCGCGGCAAGATTACCGTCGGCTGGGATGAAGTCCTGCAGCCTGATACTCCCAAGGACGTCGTGATCCAGTCATGGCGTGGACAGGATTCCCTTGCGCAGGCCGCACTGCGTGGCAATCGTGGCATTCTCTCCGCGGGTTATTACATCGACCTCAATGAGCCGGCTTCTCAACACTATGCAGTTGATCCGCTCGAGAGCGCCACCGTCAAATTGACTTCGGAGCAGCAAAGCAACATCATGGGCGGTGAGGCGACGATGTGGACAGAATACGTAACTCCAGAGACGATTGGGAGCCGCATCTGGCCCCGCACCGCGGCCATCGCCGAACGGTTGTGGTCGCCGAAGGAAACGAACGACATCGACTCGATGTATCGGCGGCTCGCGATTGTTTCAAGAGATCTCGAATATTATGGCCAAACTTACCGCTCCGTCAGCGAGCGAATGCTACAGCGCATGATAGGTGATGAGGATTCATCCTCGTTGAAGGTGCTTGCTAGTGCGGTCGAACCGCCGAAAGAATACGCCCGCGAGGAGTTGGGGAGCTACGATAGTTTTACTCCGCTGAATCGAATGGTTGACGCTGTGCCCCCAGAGAGCGATTGCGCTCGCGAGTTCCGTGACGCGGCCAATCGTATCGCCATTGGAAAGGCCACGCCGTCAGACTGGCAACAGGCGAGGCAGTGGCTTACTCTCTGGCGTGACAATGATTCTGTGCTGCAGCGATACTTGCCACAGTCTGCATTAACCGCGGAACTTGTTTCGGTTTCGCACAATCTGAGTATGGCTGCAGCTATTGGCTTGTCGGCTCTAGGTTCTCTTGAGAACCGCGAGACGGTTAGCCCAACTGATCGGCAGGGGCAGCTCTCCTCGTTAAAATCGCTGGAAGCGCCACATGCAGTCCTCCTCGATATGATTGTTCCTGGAGTGGAAGTATTGGTGGCTGCAACTCGCTAA
- a CDS encoding TonB-dependent receptor, giving the protein MWSRCSLSSDPTVLSALPHSPFDTVGKLRKSSRSNVFRSVLFALCLLFPASIVAQQSSSIDGSVKDKSGGAIQNAKVTLTNVAQNTSVEATTNAAGEYSLPGLEAGTYNLQVTSPGFEKFSANGIIVRVARKERVDAQLTVGAVTAEIQVSGTDLGVVQTESPEISFTITGKQITQLVLNGRNFAQLVTLSPGVVSQTNQDEGQTGVAGSVEYAINGGRPQYNNWEIDGASVMDNGSNGTLNVYPNVDAIAETQVLTSNYGAQYGRNASGTVQSQTKSGTDRLHGELFEFLRNDAFNARNYFATTVPTYKKHDYGFTIGGPVYIPHLYTPGVRKTFFFYSQEWRHENVPGTNFNQPVPSDAQRTGNFSDLCPAAGSPVDTADFPDCPVTPPTSPSPGVYYPNNQVPVDPNGTALLALIPAANTSVNGSPYYVASPAQLTTNREELFRIDQVFSEKLRGFYRFIYDSWSTVSSSPTFQTNAFPTVQNSFAGPGIDMVASLTYAASPSLVNEFVADYTTDHITLTNISKGIDRSGFSGNGFFNNGYGGVLPSIILTGNSAYAGGFTVNTGYFPWQNSNPTYSYRDDLTKTLNRQTLIFGVSLIAGQKNEPSTGNNQGTFYFNTSATAVTTGNAFADLLTGQIAQFSQTSAQPKYYNRYKIVEPYFQDNWRLTPKLTLNLGLRLSLFGTYHDISNQSGNFEPSAWSASNAPTIDVDGTQQSSQQQVGAIVPGTGNIFNGVVSCGKNGVYSGCMSGHLFNPAPRLGFAYDVFGNGKLAVRGGYGIFFEHTNGNESNSESLEGSAPIVQTPNKYNFPGYTSAGVGGVQFPLSVFAIPTHAVWPYVQQYNLAVQGELPSHTVLQVAYVGSVGRHLPTWSDLNQLRPLSAAENPYGPGQPISAADCGSITGSFSGPTPYAGTVNGQPVTGNVLNHLIIACGLFDGAAPYRPYVGLSGINNSTNSVSSSYNALQIGVSRYFGGLNGSLAYTYGHSIDEGSNGAYGATEVINSYNLSQSRASSNFDERHSLAVSLVYDIPLFTQPGLLHSILGGWQVSDLTIFQTGTPFSVTNQAYTDNAGTGNAFANTANGQVQSYPDIVGNIHGKVATKYPSGPGPRLYNSDAFAAPQGLTYGNAGRNVLNLPARTNFDMGLFKNFAIREGMHFEFRTEAFNVFNHTQWMTINSSTSCYSTLGGCSADPFLTATAAHNARILQFAGKFVF; this is encoded by the coding sequence ATGTGGTCCCGATGTTCTCTTTCCTCTGATCCAACCGTGCTATCCGCTCTTCCTCACTCTCCGTTCGACACCGTCGGGAAGTTACGGAAGTCGTCTCGCTCGAATGTCTTTCGTTCTGTGCTCTTTGCGCTATGTCTGCTTTTCCCGGCCTCAATCGTTGCGCAACAATCAAGTTCCATCGATGGTTCGGTTAAGGATAAGAGCGGCGGGGCCATCCAAAATGCCAAGGTGACACTCACCAATGTGGCCCAAAATACTAGCGTCGAAGCCACCACCAACGCGGCTGGCGAGTACTCTCTGCCCGGTCTCGAGGCCGGTACTTACAATCTGCAAGTCACCTCCCCGGGGTTCGAGAAGTTTTCCGCCAACGGGATCATCGTCCGCGTTGCGCGTAAGGAGCGGGTGGACGCGCAACTCACGGTTGGAGCCGTAACTGCCGAGATCCAGGTAAGCGGTACCGACTTGGGTGTCGTGCAGACGGAGTCGCCCGAGATCTCCTTCACCATCACGGGCAAGCAGATTACGCAGCTCGTGTTGAACGGCCGTAACTTCGCCCAGCTCGTGACCCTGTCCCCTGGTGTCGTCAGCCAGACCAACCAGGACGAGGGTCAGACCGGCGTTGCCGGCAGCGTCGAATACGCCATCAATGGCGGTCGCCCGCAGTACAACAACTGGGAGATCGACGGCGCGAGCGTCATGGACAACGGCAGCAACGGCACCCTTAACGTCTACCCCAACGTCGACGCCATCGCGGAGACGCAGGTGCTCACCTCAAACTACGGCGCTCAGTACGGTCGCAACGCATCCGGCACTGTGCAGTCCCAGACAAAGTCGGGCACCGACCGTCTCCATGGCGAGCTATTCGAGTTTCTCCGCAACGATGCCTTCAATGCGCGAAACTACTTTGCAACGACGGTTCCAACCTATAAAAAGCATGACTATGGCTTTACTATCGGCGGCCCGGTCTATATACCGCACCTCTACACTCCAGGCGTGAGGAAGACCTTCTTCTTCTACTCGCAGGAGTGGCGCCACGAGAATGTGCCTGGCACCAACTTCAATCAGCCGGTACCTTCGGATGCGCAGCGCACCGGAAACTTCTCTGACCTCTGTCCAGCCGCAGGAAGTCCCGTAGATACGGCGGATTTTCCTGATTGCCCAGTCACTCCACCCACCAGCCCATCCCCCGGCGTGTACTACCCGAACAACCAGGTACCCGTCGACCCCAACGGGACTGCGTTGCTCGCACTCATTCCCGCGGCAAACACGTCCGTCAACGGATCTCCGTACTATGTTGCATCTCCCGCGCAGTTGACCACCAATCGAGAAGAGCTCTTCCGCATCGATCAGGTCTTCAGCGAAAAACTGCGCGGCTTCTATCGTTTCATCTACGACTCCTGGTCCACGGTGAGTTCCTCTCCGACCTTTCAGACGAACGCCTTTCCCACCGTCCAAAACAGCTTCGCCGGCCCCGGCATCGATATGGTGGCCAGCCTCACCTACGCTGCCTCTCCGTCCCTGGTCAACGAGTTTGTGGCCGACTACACCACCGATCACATCACCCTCACCAATATCAGCAAGGGTATCGATCGTAGCGGCTTCTCCGGCAATGGGTTCTTCAATAACGGCTACGGCGGGGTCCTTCCTTCGATCATCCTTACTGGCAACTCGGCATATGCCGGCGGCTTTACCGTCAATACGGGTTACTTCCCGTGGCAGAACTCGAACCCCACCTATAGCTACCGCGACGACCTCACCAAAACTCTCAACCGCCAAACCCTCATCTTCGGCGTCAGCTTGATCGCTGGCCAGAAGAACGAGCCCTCCACAGGAAATAATCAGGGGACCTTTTACTTCAACACCTCTGCAACGGCGGTGACCACCGGGAATGCCTTCGCCGACCTGCTGACGGGCCAGATCGCTCAGTTCTCCCAGACCTCGGCTCAGCCGAAGTACTACAACCGGTACAAGATCGTTGAGCCTTACTTCCAGGACAACTGGCGCTTGACTCCGAAGTTGACCCTCAATCTTGGCCTTCGGTTGAGTCTCTTCGGTACCTATCACGACATCAGCAACCAGTCCGGTAACTTCGAGCCTTCAGCATGGAGCGCTTCGAACGCACCGACGATCGACGTAGACGGGACGCAACAATCCTCGCAACAGCAGGTGGGAGCGATCGTGCCGGGCACCGGAAACATCTTCAACGGCGTGGTCTCCTGTGGCAAAAATGGTGTCTATTCAGGCTGTATGAGCGGGCACCTCTTCAATCCTGCACCGCGCCTTGGATTTGCTTACGACGTCTTCGGCAACGGAAAGCTCGCAGTCCGCGGCGGCTATGGCATCTTCTTCGAACACACAAATGGCAACGAGAGCAACTCCGAGTCTCTGGAGGGCTCAGCCCCAATAGTGCAGACCCCGAATAAGTACAACTTCCCCGGTTACACCAGCGCGGGCGTAGGCGGGGTACAGTTCCCGCTGAGCGTTTTCGCAATCCCAACCCACGCTGTCTGGCCGTACGTCCAGCAATATAATCTGGCCGTCCAGGGTGAGTTGCCAAGCCACACGGTACTGCAGGTAGCCTACGTCGGCAGCGTTGGCAGGCATCTGCCCACTTGGTCTGACCTGAACCAGCTAAGGCCACTGTCCGCGGCTGAGAACCCTTACGGCCCAGGCCAGCCGATCTCAGCTGCAGATTGCGGAAGTATCACAGGTAGCTTCTCCGGTCCCACCCCCTATGCGGGCACAGTGAACGGTCAGCCGGTCACCGGAAATGTCCTGAACCATCTGATCATCGCATGCGGCCTCTTCGACGGCGCCGCTCCCTATCGGCCCTATGTTGGCCTCAGTGGAATCAATAACTCAACCAATTCCGTGAGTTCGAGCTACAACGCTCTCCAGATCGGTGTCAGCCGGTACTTTGGTGGATTGAACGGCAGTCTGGCATACACCTACGGTCACTCTATCGACGAAGGTTCGAACGGCGCGTATGGAGCGACTGAAGTCATCAACAGCTACAACCTCAGCCAGAGCAGGGCGAGCTCAAACTTCGACGAACGCCATAGCCTTGCAGTCAGCCTGGTCTATGACATTCCCCTCTTCACCCAACCCGGACTTCTGCACTCGATCCTCGGAGGATGGCAGGTCTCAGACCTCACCATCTTTCAAACCGGCACGCCATTCAGCGTGACCAACCAGGCCTACACGGATAATGCCGGAACAGGAAATGCCTTCGCCAACACTGCAAACGGTCAAGTGCAATCCTATCCGGATATCGTTGGGAATATACACGGCAAAGTCGCGACCAAGTATCCCTCTGGGCCGGGACCGCGGCTTTATAACAGCGATGCCTTTGCCGCTCCTCAAGGGCTCACTTACGGCAACGCCGGCCGCAACGTTCTCAACCTTCCTGCTCGCACGAACTTCGATATGGGTCTATTCAAGAACTTCGCCATTCGCGAAGGGATGCACTTCGAGTTCCGCACGGAGGCGTTCAACGTCTTCAACCATACCCAGTGGATGACGATCAATTCGTCCACAAGCTGCTACTCCACTCTAGGAGGCTGTTCGGCCGACCCCTTCCTGACGGCGACGGCAGCGCACAACGCGCGCATCCTCCAATTCGCTGGAAAATTTGTCTTCTAG
- a CDS encoding tetratricopeptide repeat protein, with product MFLLCLLYAAQARARGKEQATISATPGAVPASAQNSASTSADPALLFRQGMQAMQSGQLGDAEEDFRRVIALDPKSSAAHVNLGVAYMRERRWDDALVELHQAESLSPNAPGIPLNIGLAHYRKNDFDGAIEPFSEALQRAPDSLQARYLLGLCYFFTNKYKEASDTLKPLWEQESTNLNYLYVLSIAASKSSNPLLQKKAFDQMLAIGQNTPEFHLYVGKAWLAEDNTEKALEEFRAAVAARPDLPLVHYFLGRTYLEQHAYPQAETELQKDAVLEPDFAYNYEDLGILYAQLHQPEKAEHSFRQAIERNSALVNSYFGLANLYRDAARYPEALEMLDHAESLAPQSASVHYARGKVLARLGQSAKAHQEFDTAAQLLKSFNDRLQQDPSGDRSADAQDAAQQ from the coding sequence TTGTTCTTACTCTGCTTGCTGTATGCAGCACAGGCCCGTGCTCGTGGCAAAGAGCAAGCCACTATCTCAGCAACGCCAGGCGCTGTACCTGCTTCCGCACAAAACTCCGCCAGCACTTCTGCAGATCCTGCATTGCTCTTCCGCCAAGGCATGCAGGCCATGCAAAGCGGGCAACTTGGTGACGCTGAAGAGGACTTTCGACGAGTGATTGCTCTGGACCCTAAGTCGAGTGCGGCCCACGTCAATCTAGGCGTCGCCTATATGCGGGAGCGCCGGTGGGACGATGCTTTGGTCGAACTGCATCAAGCGGAATCGCTCTCTCCAAATGCGCCCGGCATTCCCCTGAACATTGGCCTTGCTCACTACCGCAAGAACGACTTTGATGGGGCCATCGAACCGTTCTCTGAAGCCTTGCAGCGTGCGCCCGATTCGCTTCAAGCACGGTATTTGCTGGGGCTCTGCTATTTTTTTACGAATAAGTACAAGGAAGCCAGCGATACCCTCAAGCCGCTGTGGGAGCAAGAGTCCACGAATCTGAACTATCTCTATGTCCTGAGCATAGCGGCCAGTAAATCGTCCAACCCTCTGCTACAAAAGAAGGCCTTCGATCAGATGCTGGCGATTGGCCAGAACACGCCAGAGTTCCATTTATATGTCGGGAAGGCTTGGTTGGCCGAAGACAATACCGAGAAAGCTTTAGAAGAGTTCCGCGCCGCCGTAGCCGCACGCCCCGACCTTCCTCTGGTGCACTACTTTCTGGGGCGCACCTACCTTGAGCAGCATGCTTATCCTCAGGCCGAGACTGAATTACAAAAAGACGCAGTCTTGGAACCCGATTTTGCCTATAACTACGAAGATCTTGGTATTTTGTACGCCCAACTCCATCAGCCCGAGAAAGCTGAACACAGTTTCCGCCAAGCTATTGAACGTAACAGCGCGCTCGTAAACTCTTACTTCGGTCTCGCCAACTTGTACCGGGATGCCGCACGTTACCCGGAAGCATTGGAGATGCTGGATCATGCCGAATCCCTGGCGCCGCAAAGCGCCAGCGTGCACTACGCGAGGGGTAAAGTTTTGGCCCGCCTAGGCCAGTCGGCAAAGGCTCATCAGGAGTTCGACACGGCCGCACAGTTGCTGAAGTCGTTCAACGATCGCCTGCAACAAGACCCATCGGGTGACCGGTCCGCCGACGCGCAGGATGCCGCACAGCAATAG
- a CDS encoding LacI family DNA-binding transcriptional regulator — protein sequence MLTQNHYTKRITLADVARVSGFSISTVSLVLNEAPLSRYVAASTKEHIRAVASKLGYRPDAAARSLRSRRSHTIGIMVSDISDPFCTLILQGIEKALHPTTYLPIIMIAHNQRKQFGRHLEMMMERRVEGLILVANWLFGEFDQLADFRKSQIPMVGVGRDLTASRVRSLQVDNEAGGYAAARHLYDLGHRKIAVLRGPSELADSDRRWNGIQRFASEVGLPLASKRVGQLPAADDPTSGFEGGYRLISAMIEQGVEFTAVIAFDDLTGLGAIRALRQTGRYVPEDCSVIGFDDVPHAAVNTPGLTTIRQPMEEMGSLAAKWVLDSLADTKPSHTATETSSLSGTLHLLPPELVIRQSTTRRLIDIRTAPVTRLGVAAQGRSRRKKE from the coding sequence TTGCTAACTCAAAACCACTACACGAAGCGCATCACCCTCGCCGACGTTGCGCGTGTCAGCGGCTTTTCTATATCCACCGTCTCCCTCGTGCTCAACGAGGCGCCACTCTCCCGTTATGTTGCTGCTAGCACCAAAGAGCATATCCGAGCTGTCGCCAGCAAACTTGGCTACCGTCCAGATGCGGCGGCCCGCTCATTGCGCAGCCGCCGAAGCCACACTATCGGCATCATGGTTTCCGACATCTCCGATCCGTTCTGCACGCTCATCCTGCAGGGCATCGAGAAGGCACTCCATCCGACGACCTACCTGCCAATCATCATGATCGCTCACAACCAGCGCAAGCAGTTTGGACGCCATCTTGAGATGATGATGGAGCGTCGGGTCGAGGGGCTGATCCTTGTCGCAAACTGGCTTTTCGGTGAATTCGACCAGCTCGCCGACTTTCGGAAGAGTCAAATCCCCATGGTCGGCGTGGGCCGGGACCTCACAGCAAGCCGCGTTCGCTCTTTACAAGTAGACAACGAGGCTGGTGGATACGCCGCTGCGCGGCATCTTTACGATCTTGGCCATCGCAAGATCGCCGTTCTCCGTGGTCCTTCCGAACTGGCCGACAGTGATCGCCGCTGGAACGGAATACAGCGCTTCGCGTCTGAAGTCGGGCTACCGCTCGCTTCTAAGCGCGTCGGACAACTCCCGGCAGCCGACGATCCAACCTCCGGCTTCGAGGGAGGTTATCGTCTCATCTCGGCGATGATTGAACAGGGAGTTGAATTTACCGCCGTGATCGCCTTCGACGATCTCACGGGTCTGGGCGCAATTCGGGCGCTGCGCCAGACGGGACGGTACGTACCCGAGGACTGTTCCGTCATCGGCTTCGATGATGTTCCCCATGCCGCCGTGAATACACCCGGCCTCACCACTATTCGCCAACCGATGGAGGAAATGGGAAGCCTCGCGGCCAAGTGGGTGCTCGACTCGCTCGCTGACACAAAACCGTCCCATACCGCGACGGAGACTTCTTCCCTCTCCGGCACTCTACACTTGTTGCCTCCAGAGTTGGTCATCCGCCAATCGACGACGAGACGGCTTATCGATATACGGACTGCGCCAGTAACACGGTTGGGTGTCGCGGCTCAGGGGCGGTCGCGACGAAAAAAAGAATAG